CCAGGACACCATAGAAAATGTCCTTTTTGAAATTTGATACAGATGTACCTTGAACTAAGAAATAAAGAGGAAAATCATGATTCGGAATTGTGCCATATTAATCCCATTATGTACTTGGAGTGCAAGATTAAAGGGGAACGTAAACATCAGATTATATTCTTTCCTTGTTGATCTCCTTATCTTCAATGATCTAACCATTCAGCAGAAGGAATGTTACAACTAATACAAATCAATGCGCTGCAGATCTAGAGTTTCAATTAAAGATAGAGTTTGGCTTGGTCATGAGTAAGTAGGATGGCGAATGATAAACGTCAATGCAACATAATCCATCATTTCCATGTGTTGGGTTCGAGTCCTGTTAAGAAATTGTTAAGAAGGAACTAAAAGTTTTGCTACAGAAACTCTAGGCCTTTTGGTTCCCCACATAATATTCACTATCATTTAGTTTTGTGAATCATGACATAAGAcgtatattttaattaaagtATAAGCGATTTACGCTGATCGATTATAATGCATTTTAGATTTTGAACAAGCTGTCTAATATATACTCTATAGTTTAGTTACTTAACTCATTGCACGTCATTTGGTAAGCACAATTGTAAAATCATGAACTTTATGAGTTAAATAATGGTTTGTAACTCCTCCATGGAGTGAAAATATAATTGAGATCAGAGTCAGAAGTTGCTCTTGCTCTTAAATCTCAAGGGTTTAAGGACACGTGATCAGCACGTGTTAAGATAAACCCATTAGCAACGGTCAAGAGTCAAGAAGAATGCTGAGGATAAGAATTGGAGTGTAGAAGGAGACACAAGTGAGTTAGAGCTTCAAACACTTTGATTCTTCTTcatctgcttcttcttcttcttcttcttctagaaCATGGCTGCTGAATCCGCGTTTGTGAGAAATGGTGGGAGCAGCAGCAGCGCTACCACTGCCGCCTTATTCAGCAGCTCTTATCAGTACTCCAAGAGAAACACCCACCAATCCATTCCCACTCGATGCGTCCACGGCAAGAACAGGTTCTACAAGCAACTGGGTATGTTCTCTGTACTTATCTCTATATCTCTTGTTATGAATTGGGCGGACCCAACTCAAATTTAAGCAATTTTATGTGTTTGTATCTCGGAATTCATTTTTGAAAAGCGGGTATGGCTTAAATGTAATGAGGAACTAGCggtttatataattaaatagtATAATTTGCatgaacatatataaatacttgTGTGCTTGCTTGAACATTTATTTACACAGTAACTAATTGAGGTCCCAATAGCAGGTTGTTAGTTGTTGGTCTTGTCTTAGCAGATTAAACAACTGATCATAAGGGAATTCTTTTCTCAAGTTTGCTGTTAATGTTGGGATGTAATTAATTGAAAATgatggtttgagttttcttaggATTATTTTCGTTGAAAAAGAAGATTGACGATGCTGTTCTACGAGCTGAGATGTTGGCCCCATTGGCGCTGGAACTTGAAGAAGAAAGACGAAATGAGCAGGAGCAACTGATACGCAACTATGACCTTTGGGATGACACTGCTAAGTCCAACGAGATTCTTGCCAAATTGGCTGATAGCGTTAGAGTGGTTGATGCTCTCAGAGATCTGACGTATAAGGTAACACATTATCGAACTTGGTGTATTGGCAATTATACTATAAAACCATGGAGCGTTTAATGGATTTTAGCATGCTGCACCAttaggaattagaagtttaAGTCCCCCTGGCTGTGCTGGCAATAGCCATTAATTGCCCCTCATTTTTCCAGTCAAGTCTTCTAGTTGCATATTAATTTATCTTTCCACCAAAAATGTTTGCGCGAGAAACTTGCTGgatcatatttttctttcttcatttGAAGTTGGGTACTTGACATTTACAATTGCTTCTTTGCAGGCTGAAGAAGCAAAGCTTATTACACAGTTGGCAGAGATAGATGCTATTAATTATGGGCTCTTTAGGCAAGCGTATGATGCATCTCTGGATATGAGCAAGATTTTGAATAAGTATGAGATTTCCAAGCTTCTTAAGAGACCATATGATATGGAGGGAGCATGTCTAATTATAAAAGCTGGCGGCAAAGGCTACCCTGAGGTTAGAATGTTCTTCCTTTAGTTTCCATACGAGAGAGAGACACTAAGTTAGAtgcttttccttttgtttttatatGAGAGAGAAACACTAAGTCTCATATTTATATGCCCTATATGTGAAGTCCTTGGTTTTAACCCACTCTGCATATAAATGTTCAtaattcggttttttttttcaaaaacggAGAGGGACAGTGATAGTTTTTATTTGCATTAATTCAGTGTAAAGTTCATGTTGTGTTTTAAATAACACCTGAGTCAGTATTTTAGGGGAATCTCGATGTAGTTTTCATTTGATGTCAGCTCAAATCTCAGCCCAAGTCTTAGAAACTATTGCTTTCCACATTTTGTCTTttatgatttgatttttttgtcAATAAAGAATGGTTGTGGTCCAGAGCTTGATAAACCTATATGAATGCGCTACAGATGAagttatttcatttttttgtctTTCCACACacactctcctctctctctctctctctctctctctctctctctccagatGCACATACACACTTCTATTTATCTGTAATTTGATTTTGTAAATTCCATAATTCAGGTTTGGGCAAAACAACTAGTAAGCATGTATACCAAATGGGCCAGAAAGCAAGGTTACAAAGGAAGGGTTGTAGAGAAGCGTTCTTCCACGAATGGTGGCATCAAGTCGGCAACAATTGAATTTGAACATGAGTTTGCTTATGGTTATCTGTCAGGAGAGACAGGGGTGCACTACATCATGAATTTTAACAATGAAACTGCTGTGCACGAGGTACAAGTCTGTCTTGTGAAAAATCAATCCAATACTAATATTTTCAGAATTGCTTTTATTGCTTTGTGTAAAGAAAGATGTGACTGgtgaatgaaaagaaaagatgatATGAATTACCTGATCTGTCATTGCAAGTAAAAATCACATGATACAAGTATTACATTTTTATGTCAAAATCGGCAGTATGTAGTTCACATTTTCTTCAAAGATGAAAGGCGGGAAATTAGACTTATGATGTAATGTGTTAAAGATTTGCTTCTCCTAATGCTCATACATTTAGTTTACCTCGGTTTGTCATTGTTTACTTTGTGAAGATTTCTGATAATATGTTGCCAATGAACAAGTTAGAAACAATGCGATCAACAGCTTTTCAGTTTTGACACCACTTTCATTTACTTAAAGAGTTGGTAACAAGTTTACACAAATGTGATGAATAGATTAGCAGACATCATCTGTTGATTACCTTGATGTACTaagattttcatttctttcctAGGTTTTGGTGAGGGAGTGATGGTTAAACTTTAAGGCGTTGTTTGTTGTTAGATATTTTTTGGTTATTCAGCTGGCACTCATAGGAAAATCTTTTAGAATTAGGGGTAGTAGGGCTGGAAGAACTTGGTCTATCTTGTGGTTATCAGTAACACAGTCTTTAAGGGTTTCTCTTTGACATATTTTGTACGATTTGCTCATATTGTTCTTGCAATATGTTGGTTAAAATCCCAAGCAGTA
This is a stretch of genomic DNA from Argentina anserina chromosome 4, drPotAnse1.1, whole genome shotgun sequence. It encodes these proteins:
- the LOC126791614 gene encoding peptide chain release factor PrfB3, chloroplastic, producing the protein MAAESAFVRNGGSSSSATTAALFSSSYQYSKRNTHQSIPTRCVHGKNRFYKQLGLFSLKKKIDDAVLRAEMLAPLALELEEERRNEQEQLIRNYDLWDDTAKSNEILAKLADSVRVVDALRDLTYKAEEAKLITQLAEIDAINYGLFRQAYDASLDMSKILNKYEISKLLKRPYDMEGACLIIKAGGKGYPEVWAKQLVSMYTKWARKQGYKGRVVEKRSSTNGGIKSATIEFEHEFAYGYLSGETGVHYIMNFNNETAVHEVSSACVDVVPLFLGRAYDVQIDEEGLTIVLPSEVEQQQSQNASLVYIHHKSTGINVQSSGERSHFANKMKAMNRLKAKLLILALEQGVTGPSDIRKDDIVNVWQKETRRYMSHPHKLVKDVKTGIQLLDLMSVLDGNLEPLIAAHINIRQ